TTACCAACAACGCCACCAAAGCTATTTGCAGCTAGGAACAAGGTATCAAGACCTTCTTTTACAGCAGCATTTGGAGCAGCCATGATAACCTTAGCAGCTTCTACTTGAAGTGCGCCAAATAGCAAGTTTGAGCTAGTATCAGAACCTGTTAAGAACACACCTAGCCAGCCGATAATCGGGCTAAAAAACGCAAATGCATCGCCAGTTTGCGCTAGGCAGGTGCCTAGAATCTTAGCCTGTCCGCTACCACCTGCTATGCTAGCATAAGCCACAACTAGACCTATTGTTAGCACTGGGATTTTCATATCATTTAAAGTCTCACCAGCTGCGCCCCACACGGTTTTCATGCCAATTTTGCGCTGCAAAAGTAGCATAATAGCAGTTATCACGCCAGCTAGCAAGATCGCTGTGCCTGCGCTTTTAAATAGATCAAGCGTCCATTTTGTAGCGATTTCAGAGTTTCCACCAGGAGCAATGCTAAATATAATATTTGTGTAGTGTAAAGCTCCACCTGGTGCGAACAAAGCCTTAAATGCTGGTATCTGCCAGATAACCACAGTTATAATTAGTGTTAAAAACGGAGCCCAAGCAATAAGCGTTTCTTTTGCACTGATTTGCTCGCCATTATCAACTTCGTTACCATCAACTCTAAAAATCTCACTTGGTTTCCAAAACTTTAAGAAAATAGTAGTAACCACCAGTGAAACCACAGCAGAAAGAATATCAGGTAATTCTGCGCCGATGTAGTTTGAGCTGATAAACTGCGTAATAGCAAAGCTAAAAGTAGCTACTGCTACTGCCGGGAAAGTCTGCTTAACGCCTTTAAATCCATCCATCAAAAACACGATAAAAAATGGAACAAAAAGTGTAATAGGCACTATCATGCGTCCTACCATTGCTGAGATTAGGTTTTGATCAGTATTTGAGATGTTTGCTACGCTTTGAGCCATAGCGATGATAGGAATTCCCACCGCACCCCACACAACAGGCGCGGTATTTGCTATCATACAAAGACCTGCTGCGTATAAAGGACGAATTCCAAGCCCTACAAGCAGCGCAGCAGTAATAGCCACAGGACCACCAAAGCCGATGGCTCCTTCTAAAAACGAACCAAAACAAAATGCTATCAAAATAACTTGGATGCGATGATCTGGCGTGATGCTAATAACACTATGCTTTAAAATCGCAAAATAGCCACTTTTATCGCTTAATTTGTATAGGAAAATCGCAGCGATAATAATCCACGCAATCGGCCACATGCCTTTTAAAAAGCCCTCTAAAAATAGAGCAAATGAGCGTGCAAGCGTAATATCGTTGTAAAAAATCGCAATCAAAGTAGCGATAAAAACTGTCAAAGCAGCAGCTAGCCAGCCTTGAAGCTTAAACCACACGAGCGAGGCGAAAAACACGATTATAGGGATAAGACAGATCCCAAAACTCAGCCAAGAAACATTTGCTTCTTGCATAAACCCTCCTTAAAAAAAATTGCCGTGCTTGAATTTTATAAAAATATTTAGTAAATTATAAAAAAATAGCAAGAATTTTTTATGGAGTGTTACGATTTTTCACACTTTTAGTAAAATTCTAGATATTTGCTAATATTTTAGTTAAAATTTTAAAATTTTTATAAATTTTTGCAAAAAAACAGCAAATTTTTTGCTACAATTTTGTCAGCGTTTCTAAGTAGGGAATTTATCCGAACTAAGCGCAAATATATTTTTAAAGGACTTCTTATGAAGAAAATTATTCTTCTTGCTCTAGCTTTTGCTAGTTTCGCATTTGGTGCTGAGGGCGATGCCACAGCTACGATTCAAGCATTCTCAGTGCTTGCAGCAGGCGTTGGTCTAGGAATTGCCGCTCTTGGTGGTGCTGTTGGTATGGGTCATACAGCAGCAGCTACTATCCTAGGAACAGCTAGAAATCCAGGCCTTGGCAGCAAGCTTCTTACTACAATGTTCATTGCTCTTGCGATGATCGAGGCGCAAGTTATTTATACACTTGTTATTGCGCTAATCGCACTTTACGCAAATCCATTCCTATAGGATTTTGATTAAAAGCGGCTCTTATTGCGGCACTATTGCGGCTGGGGCGAGCTTAGGTGAATTATATATTCTACCTTTAGCTCGCCCCAGCCACACTAGCGCCACAGCCGCTTGGGGAATTCTAGATTTTTACTAGGAATTCTAGAATTCTCTAATTTAAAAATTTACTACTTAGGAATTCTAGAATTCCCTAGCTTGCGATCATGGTGGAATTGGTAGACACGCTATCTTGAGGGGGTAGTGGGCTAAGCCTGTGCGAGTTCGAGTCTCGCTGATCGCACCATTTATTTTCATAACTTTGTTAGCTTTTTAAAGCCTGTTATTTCATGCTTTTTAGCATTTTTATCTTTTTTAAATTTCTTAGGTTCTGGCAAATCAAACCAAAAAAAAATAAATACTTAAATCAGCGACATTATTTAAACAAGTTTAACTACGAAAATATAAAAAAACAAAAAGAGCCAAAACAACGCTCAATTCGCTCTAAAATTGACTTGGAAACCAAATAAAGAATTAAGCAGTGAGTATGGGCGCAAGACTACATACGAACTATCAAGTTTAAAAAGACCAAAGCTAACACCGCTAAATCTAGATATTTAAATTTTAGATGTTTTGTTTTAAAAAGTTTTGCTAGGTTTTTACTAATCTAAGTAA
Above is a genomic segment from Campylobacter magnus containing:
- a CDS encoding F0F1 ATP synthase subunit C, which produces MKKIILLALAFASFAFGAEGDATATIQAFSVLAAGVGLGIAALGGAVGMGHTAAATILGTARNPGLGSKLLTTMFIALAMIEAQVIYTLVIALIALYANPFL
- a CDS encoding lactate permease LctP family transporter is translated as MQEANVSWLSFGICLIPIIVFFASLVWFKLQGWLAAALTVFIATLIAIFYNDITLARSFALFLEGFLKGMWPIAWIIIAAIFLYKLSDKSGYFAILKHSVISITPDHRIQVILIAFCFGSFLEGAIGFGGPVAITAALLVGLGIRPLYAAGLCMIANTAPVVWGAVGIPIIAMAQSVANISNTDQNLISAMVGRMIVPITLFVPFFIVFLMDGFKGVKQTFPAVAVATFSFAITQFISSNYIGAELPDILSAVVSLVVTTIFLKFWKPSEIFRVDGNEVDNGEQISAKETLIAWAPFLTLIITVVIWQIPAFKALFAPGGALHYTNIIFSIAPGGNSEIATKWTLDLFKSAGTAILLAGVITAIMLLLQRKIGMKTVWGAAGETLNDMKIPVLTIGLVVAYASIAGGSGQAKILGTCLAQTGDAFAFFSPIIGWLGVFLTGSDTSSNLLFGALQVEAAKVIMAAPNAAVKEGLDTLFLAANSFGGVVGKMISPQSIAIACAAVGLVGKESDLFKFTIKYSVAFVIFCGALTWVYAHYLYSWIPLAG